The proteins below are encoded in one region of Apium graveolens cultivar Ventura chromosome 4, ASM990537v1, whole genome shotgun sequence:
- the LOC141719296 gene encoding uncharacterized protein LOC141719296, with protein sequence MIVVQGPKESLREYINRFTKEMLRIPDLEEKVAMIALQQGTKNGYFKISLAKRAPESLHQLQERAKKYIKAEESMKKIQESTENISNKKRKGVQEFDAKEKYQRSNKDEDSSPKKMSLGQRFTEYASLNTPRSQILMDIEKERDLRWPKPLRADPAKLHKSKYYCFHKDVGHDTGNCRHLKDEIEFLIKKGKLSRFTKDWERNGGRRDYEDKRGDPNDQGKNPQPRGSVINMIFGGPTTAGTTKNSKKAYAREVMHIVGEPSKRARTEVSISFDDSDLEEVKFLYDDPLVITPLIGNNKVK encoded by the coding sequence ACAAGGGCCAAAGGAATCCCTGAGGGAATACATCAACAGATTCACTAAGGAGATGCTAAGGATTCCTGATTTAGAAGAGAAGGTTGCCATGATAGCCCTGCAACAAGGCACCAAGAATGGGTACTTTAAGATCTCCCTGGCTAAGCGTGCACCTGAAAGCTTGCACCAACTCCAAGAAAGAGCCAAAAAATACATTAAGGCTGAAGAGAGTATGAAAAAGATTCAGGAAAGCACCGAGAACATAAGCAATAAGAAGAGGAAAGGGGTTCAGGAGTTTGATGCCAAGGAGAAGTATCAGCGATCCAACAAGGATGAAGATTCATCTCCTAAGAAAATGAGTCTTGGCCAACGTTTCACTGAATATGCTAGTCTTAACACCCCAAGAAGTCAAATCCTGATGGACATTGAGAAGGAGCGAGATCTGCGATGGCCGAAGCCATTGAGAGCTGATCCAGCTAAGCTTCACAAGAGCAAATACTATTGTTTCCACAAGGATGTGGGACATGACACTGGCAATTGTCGACATCTAAAGGATGAGATTGAATTTCTAATCAAAAAGGGTAAGTTGAGTCGTTTCACCAAAGATTGGGAGAGAAACGGAGGAAGAAGAGATTACGAAGACAAGAGGGGAGATCCAAACGATCAAGGGAAAAATCCCCAACCACGAGGGTCAGTAATCAACATGATATTTGGGGGACCAACAACTGCTGGAACTACTAAAAACTCAAAGAAGGCATATGCACGTGAAGTCATGCATATAGTAGGTGAGCCCTCCAAACGAGCTAGAACCGAAGTATCCATATCATTCGATGATTCTGATCTAGAAGAGGTGAAGTTCCTCTATGATGACCCATTGGTGATAACTCCTCTCATAGGCAATAACAAAGTAAAATGA